From Lolium perenne isolate Kyuss_39 chromosome 5, Kyuss_2.0, whole genome shotgun sequence, a single genomic window includes:
- the LOC127301315 gene encoding probable ubiquitin receptor RAD23 isoform X1 yields MKVSVKTLKGSSFQIEVNPADKISDVKKLIESSQGQNVYPADQQMLVHQGKVLKDETTLEENKVLENNFLVIMLRQNKGSSSAAPAKSKEPSNQAPPTQTVPATPASQAPVTPAPQAVTAPAPISVPVSAPGPAATASPAPAVAVSTEAEPYGQAASNLVAGSNLEATIQSILEMGGGTWDRDTVLRALRAAFNNPERAIEYLYSGIPVPMDIPAPPPSAQPADPAQALQATQAAVASSGPNASPLDLFPQALPNASANAAGEGNLDVLRNNAQFRSLLSLVQANPQILQPLLQELGKQNPQILQLIQDNQAEFLRLINEPAEGDEDENLLDQFAEGVVPQTIAVTPEENEAILRLEGMGFDRALVLEVYFACNKDETLAANYLLDHINEFDDGGPQ; encoded by the exons ATGAAGGTCTCCGTGAAGACGCTCAAGGGCTCCAGCTTCCAGATCGAAGTCAACCCCGCCGACAAG ATTTCTGATGTGAAGAAGCTCATTGAGAGTTCACAAGGGCAGAATGTGTACCCAGCTGACCAGCAAATGCTTGTACATCAAGGGAAGGTGCTTAAGGATGAGACTACGTTGGAGGAAAACAAAGTTCTTGAAAACAACTTTCTTGTGATAATGCTTAGACAG AATAAGGGCTCATCAAGTGCAGCTCCAGCTAAATCGAAGGAACCCTCAAATCAG gCACCACCTACTCAGACAGTGCCTGCTACTCCTGCCTCTCAAGCTCCAGTCACCCCAGCACCTCAAGCAGTGACTGCACCAGCACCCAT TAGTGTACCTGTCAGTGCTCCTGGTCCAGCTGCCACAGCCTCCCCAGCTCCTGCTGTTGCCGTCTC CACTGAAGCAGAACCTTATGGTCAGGCTGCCTCAAACCTTGTTGCGGGGAGCAACCTAGAGGCAACAATTCAGTCGATTCTTGAAATGGGTGGCGGAACATGGGACAGAGACACTGTGCTGCGTGCCCTACGGGCTGCTTTCAACAATCCGGAGAGGGCTATTGAATATTTATACTCT GGTATTCCTGTGCCGATGGACATTCCTGCACCACCTCCAAGTGCCCAGCCAGCTGATCCTGCCCAGGCTTTACAAGCAACTCAAGCTGCAGTTGCCTCTTCTGGACCTAATGCTAGTCCCTTGGACCTCTTCCCTCAA GCCCTTCCAAATGCTTCAGCAAATGCTGCTGGTGAGGGAAATCTGGATGTTTTGCGTAACAATGCACAGTTCCGAAGCTTACTTTCCTTAGTGCAGGCTAACCCTCAAATCTTACAG CCATTGCTTCAAGAGCTGGGAAAGCAGAATCCTCAGATTTTACAGCTGATTCAGGACAACCAGGCTGAGTTCCTTCGTTTAATCAATGAACCAGCTGAGGGTGATGAAGACGA GAATCTCCTAGACCAGTTTGCAGAGGGAGTTGTTCCTCAGACCATAGCTGTTACTCCTGAGGAGAATGAAGCTATACTTCGT CTTGAAGGAATGGGCTTTGACCGGGCGCTTGTTCTGGAGGTGTACTTCGCCTGCAACAAGGATGAGACCTTGGCTGCAAACTACCTGTTAGACCACATTAATGAGTTTGATGACGGAGGGCCGCAGTAA
- the LOC127301315 gene encoding probable ubiquitin receptor RAD23 isoform X2, whose amino-acid sequence MKVSVKTLKGSSFQIEVNPADKISDVKKLIESSQGQNVYPADQQMLVHQGKVLKDETTLEENKVLENNFLVIMLRQNKGSSSAAPAKSKEPSNQAPPTQTVPATPASQAPVTPAPQAVTAPAPIVPVSAPGPAATASPAPAVAVSTEAEPYGQAASNLVAGSNLEATIQSILEMGGGTWDRDTVLRALRAAFNNPERAIEYLYSGIPVPMDIPAPPPSAQPADPAQALQATQAAVASSGPNASPLDLFPQALPNASANAAGEGNLDVLRNNAQFRSLLSLVQANPQILQPLLQELGKQNPQILQLIQDNQAEFLRLINEPAEGDEDENLLDQFAEGVVPQTIAVTPEENEAILRLEGMGFDRALVLEVYFACNKDETLAANYLLDHINEFDDGGPQ is encoded by the exons ATGAAGGTCTCCGTGAAGACGCTCAAGGGCTCCAGCTTCCAGATCGAAGTCAACCCCGCCGACAAG ATTTCTGATGTGAAGAAGCTCATTGAGAGTTCACAAGGGCAGAATGTGTACCCAGCTGACCAGCAAATGCTTGTACATCAAGGGAAGGTGCTTAAGGATGAGACTACGTTGGAGGAAAACAAAGTTCTTGAAAACAACTTTCTTGTGATAATGCTTAGACAG AATAAGGGCTCATCAAGTGCAGCTCCAGCTAAATCGAAGGAACCCTCAAATCAG gCACCACCTACTCAGACAGTGCCTGCTACTCCTGCCTCTCAAGCTCCAGTCACCCCAGCACCTCAAGCAGTGACTGCACCAGCACCCAT TGTACCTGTCAGTGCTCCTGGTCCAGCTGCCACAGCCTCCCCAGCTCCTGCTGTTGCCGTCTC CACTGAAGCAGAACCTTATGGTCAGGCTGCCTCAAACCTTGTTGCGGGGAGCAACCTAGAGGCAACAATTCAGTCGATTCTTGAAATGGGTGGCGGAACATGGGACAGAGACACTGTGCTGCGTGCCCTACGGGCTGCTTTCAACAATCCGGAGAGGGCTATTGAATATTTATACTCT GGTATTCCTGTGCCGATGGACATTCCTGCACCACCTCCAAGTGCCCAGCCAGCTGATCCTGCCCAGGCTTTACAAGCAACTCAAGCTGCAGTTGCCTCTTCTGGACCTAATGCTAGTCCCTTGGACCTCTTCCCTCAA GCCCTTCCAAATGCTTCAGCAAATGCTGCTGGTGAGGGAAATCTGGATGTTTTGCGTAACAATGCACAGTTCCGAAGCTTACTTTCCTTAGTGCAGGCTAACCCTCAAATCTTACAG CCATTGCTTCAAGAGCTGGGAAAGCAGAATCCTCAGATTTTACAGCTGATTCAGGACAACCAGGCTGAGTTCCTTCGTTTAATCAATGAACCAGCTGAGGGTGATGAAGACGA GAATCTCCTAGACCAGTTTGCAGAGGGAGTTGTTCCTCAGACCATAGCTGTTACTCCTGAGGAGAATGAAGCTATACTTCGT CTTGAAGGAATGGGCTTTGACCGGGCGCTTGTTCTGGAGGTGTACTTCGCCTGCAACAAGGATGAGACCTTGGCTGCAAACTACCTGTTAGACCACATTAATGAGTTTGATGACGGAGGGCCGCAGTAA
- the LOC127301315 gene encoding probable ubiquitin receptor RAD23 isoform X3 codes for MKVSVKTLKGSSFQIEVNPADKISDVKKLIESSQGQNVYPADQQMLVHQGKVLKDETTLEENKVLENNFLVIMLRQNKGSSSAAPAKSKEPSNQAPPTQTVPATPASQAPVTPAPQAVTAPAPIAPGPAATASPAPAVAVSTEAEPYGQAASNLVAGSNLEATIQSILEMGGGTWDRDTVLRALRAAFNNPERAIEYLYSGIPVPMDIPAPPPSAQPADPAQALQATQAAVASSGPNASPLDLFPQALPNASANAAGEGNLDVLRNNAQFRSLLSLVQANPQILQPLLQELGKQNPQILQLIQDNQAEFLRLINEPAEGDEDENLLDQFAEGVVPQTIAVTPEENEAILRLEGMGFDRALVLEVYFACNKDETLAANYLLDHINEFDDGGPQ; via the exons ATGAAGGTCTCCGTGAAGACGCTCAAGGGCTCCAGCTTCCAGATCGAAGTCAACCCCGCCGACAAG ATTTCTGATGTGAAGAAGCTCATTGAGAGTTCACAAGGGCAGAATGTGTACCCAGCTGACCAGCAAATGCTTGTACATCAAGGGAAGGTGCTTAAGGATGAGACTACGTTGGAGGAAAACAAAGTTCTTGAAAACAACTTTCTTGTGATAATGCTTAGACAG AATAAGGGCTCATCAAGTGCAGCTCCAGCTAAATCGAAGGAACCCTCAAATCAG gCACCACCTACTCAGACAGTGCCTGCTACTCCTGCCTCTCAAGCTCCAGTCACCCCAGCACCTCAAGCAGTGACTGCACCAGCACCCAT TGCTCCTGGTCCAGCTGCCACAGCCTCCCCAGCTCCTGCTGTTGCCGTCTC CACTGAAGCAGAACCTTATGGTCAGGCTGCCTCAAACCTTGTTGCGGGGAGCAACCTAGAGGCAACAATTCAGTCGATTCTTGAAATGGGTGGCGGAACATGGGACAGAGACACTGTGCTGCGTGCCCTACGGGCTGCTTTCAACAATCCGGAGAGGGCTATTGAATATTTATACTCT GGTATTCCTGTGCCGATGGACATTCCTGCACCACCTCCAAGTGCCCAGCCAGCTGATCCTGCCCAGGCTTTACAAGCAACTCAAGCTGCAGTTGCCTCTTCTGGACCTAATGCTAGTCCCTTGGACCTCTTCCCTCAA GCCCTTCCAAATGCTTCAGCAAATGCTGCTGGTGAGGGAAATCTGGATGTTTTGCGTAACAATGCACAGTTCCGAAGCTTACTTTCCTTAGTGCAGGCTAACCCTCAAATCTTACAG CCATTGCTTCAAGAGCTGGGAAAGCAGAATCCTCAGATTTTACAGCTGATTCAGGACAACCAGGCTGAGTTCCTTCGTTTAATCAATGAACCAGCTGAGGGTGATGAAGACGA GAATCTCCTAGACCAGTTTGCAGAGGGAGTTGTTCCTCAGACCATAGCTGTTACTCCTGAGGAGAATGAAGCTATACTTCGT CTTGAAGGAATGGGCTTTGACCGGGCGCTTGTTCTGGAGGTGTACTTCGCCTGCAACAAGGATGAGACCTTGGCTGCAAACTACCTGTTAGACCACATTAATGAGTTTGATGACGGAGGGCCGCAGTAA
- the LOC127301315 gene encoding probable ubiquitin receptor RAD23 isoform X4: MKVSVKTLKGSSFQIEVNPADKISDVKKLIESSQGQNVYPADQQMLVHQGKVLKDETTLEENKVLENNFLVIMLRQNKGSSSAAPAKSKEPSNQAPPTQTVPATPASQAPVTPAPQAVTAPAPITEAEPYGQAASNLVAGSNLEATIQSILEMGGGTWDRDTVLRALRAAFNNPERAIEYLYSGIPVPMDIPAPPPSAQPADPAQALQATQAAVASSGPNASPLDLFPQALPNASANAAGEGNLDVLRNNAQFRSLLSLVQANPQILQPLLQELGKQNPQILQLIQDNQAEFLRLINEPAEGDEDENLLDQFAEGVVPQTIAVTPEENEAILRLEGMGFDRALVLEVYFACNKDETLAANYLLDHINEFDDGGPQ; the protein is encoded by the exons ATGAAGGTCTCCGTGAAGACGCTCAAGGGCTCCAGCTTCCAGATCGAAGTCAACCCCGCCGACAAG ATTTCTGATGTGAAGAAGCTCATTGAGAGTTCACAAGGGCAGAATGTGTACCCAGCTGACCAGCAAATGCTTGTACATCAAGGGAAGGTGCTTAAGGATGAGACTACGTTGGAGGAAAACAAAGTTCTTGAAAACAACTTTCTTGTGATAATGCTTAGACAG AATAAGGGCTCATCAAGTGCAGCTCCAGCTAAATCGAAGGAACCCTCAAATCAG gCACCACCTACTCAGACAGTGCCTGCTACTCCTGCCTCTCAAGCTCCAGTCACCCCAGCACCTCAAGCAGTGACTGCACCAGCACCCAT CACTGAAGCAGAACCTTATGGTCAGGCTGCCTCAAACCTTGTTGCGGGGAGCAACCTAGAGGCAACAATTCAGTCGATTCTTGAAATGGGTGGCGGAACATGGGACAGAGACACTGTGCTGCGTGCCCTACGGGCTGCTTTCAACAATCCGGAGAGGGCTATTGAATATTTATACTCT GGTATTCCTGTGCCGATGGACATTCCTGCACCACCTCCAAGTGCCCAGCCAGCTGATCCTGCCCAGGCTTTACAAGCAACTCAAGCTGCAGTTGCCTCTTCTGGACCTAATGCTAGTCCCTTGGACCTCTTCCCTCAA GCCCTTCCAAATGCTTCAGCAAATGCTGCTGGTGAGGGAAATCTGGATGTTTTGCGTAACAATGCACAGTTCCGAAGCTTACTTTCCTTAGTGCAGGCTAACCCTCAAATCTTACAG CCATTGCTTCAAGAGCTGGGAAAGCAGAATCCTCAGATTTTACAGCTGATTCAGGACAACCAGGCTGAGTTCCTTCGTTTAATCAATGAACCAGCTGAGGGTGATGAAGACGA GAATCTCCTAGACCAGTTTGCAGAGGGAGTTGTTCCTCAGACCATAGCTGTTACTCCTGAGGAGAATGAAGCTATACTTCGT CTTGAAGGAATGGGCTTTGACCGGGCGCTTGTTCTGGAGGTGTACTTCGCCTGCAACAAGGATGAGACCTTGGCTGCAAACTACCTGTTAGACCACATTAATGAGTTTGATGACGGAGGGCCGCAGTAA